In Streptomyces sp. NBC_00306, a single genomic region encodes these proteins:
- a CDS encoding ABC transporter ATP-binding protein, translating to MSRLTARGLTLAYEDRTVVHDLDLAVPDGKVTVIVGPNACGKSTTLRALGRLLRPKGGAVLLDGDELAKIPTKRIAQSIGLLPQSPVAPEAITVADLVSRGRQPHQAWWKQWSQEDERAVTDAMARTDVTALAERCVDELSGGQRQRVWIAMALAQETDLLLLDEPTTFLDIAHQVEVLDLMRRLNHERGRTVVAVLHDLNQAARYADHLVAMKAGRIVAEGHPSQVVTAALVREVFGLESVVVPDPVTGSPLVVPGSPWSAGTGDRVPAQSESTGPVGRTS from the coding sequence GTGAGCAGGCTCACCGCGCGCGGGCTGACGCTCGCCTACGAGGACCGCACGGTCGTCCACGATCTCGACCTGGCCGTCCCCGACGGGAAGGTGACGGTGATCGTCGGCCCGAATGCCTGTGGCAAGTCCACGACACTGCGCGCGCTCGGCCGGCTGCTCAGGCCGAAAGGCGGGGCCGTCCTGCTCGACGGCGACGAGCTCGCGAAGATCCCGACGAAGCGGATCGCGCAGTCGATCGGACTGCTGCCGCAGTCTCCCGTCGCCCCCGAGGCCATCACCGTCGCCGATCTCGTCTCACGCGGCCGTCAGCCCCACCAGGCCTGGTGGAAGCAGTGGTCGCAGGAGGACGAGCGGGCGGTCACGGACGCGATGGCGCGCACCGATGTGACCGCTCTGGCGGAGCGTTGCGTTGACGAGCTCTCCGGCGGCCAGCGCCAGCGGGTGTGGATCGCGATGGCGCTGGCCCAGGAGACGGACCTGCTGCTGCTCGACGAGCCGACGACGTTCCTCGACATCGCTCACCAGGTGGAGGTCCTCGACCTGATGCGCCGGCTCAACCACGAGCGCGGCCGCACGGTCGTCGCCGTGCTCCACGATCTCAACCAGGCGGCCCGGTACGCCGATCACCTGGTCGCGATGAAGGCGGGCCGGATCGTCGCGGAGGGGCATCCCTCGCAGGTCGTCACGGCCGCGCTGGTACGCGAGGTCTTCGGCCTGGAGTCGGTGGTGGTCCCGGACCCGGTGACGGGTTCGCCGCTGGTGGTACCGGGTAGTCCGTGGTCGGCCGGGACCGGGGACCGCGTCCCGGCGCAGTCCGAGAGCACCGGTCCGGTCGGCCGCACGTCCTGA
- a CDS encoding helicase C-terminal domain-containing protein — protein sequence MGTMPEGSSSPRTLAEALRTRDDEELAALLRARPDLLNPVPNDVTQLATRAGTRASVVRALERLDRFALQTAEALAVAPDPAPYKTLLALLSGDEGDPDVEAALPRALGVLRGQALVWGGDDRLRLVRTARELLAPSPTRPSPTGLGPTVAESTSGMSPGRLQDILAAAGLSTTHDPVSAVASLTSLFTDRRRMGALLDTAPTEALTVLDRLVWGPPYGEVTANPAPPVQWLRDHGMLLPASPRTVVLPREVALHLRGGRAHRVPEPVPPAVGPAASASLTQGRPQVVDSTAAGQAFTALSTVEDLLQDWHEGGPAVMRSGGLSVRDLKRAAAALDTGEQMAAFWIELAYAAGLLAADGEADERYAPTPAYDEWLTLPPAERWALLASAWLTATRTSGLIGGQDAKGRSLSALGPDLDRSAAAEVRRRVLDLLAVLPAGTAPDPETVLARLRWERPLRGGTGADANAARSAADGSVDLRSRVAAWTLTEAETLGVTGRGALSAHGRALLGPSGPSGTGPDAARTPGPDASRTTGAGPDPVALAAAALAPLLPEPLDHVLLQADLTAVAPGPLERPLAETLAVLADVESKGGATVYRFTPGSVRRALDAGRSASDLHTFLATHSRTPVPQPLSYLIDDVARRHGHLRIGAASAYVRCDDDAMLDEILADKRSQGLRLRRLAPTVLAAQADPGALLDGLRSMGYAPAAESAEGDVLITRAHARRTPPRTPPAPVPDGPPVPDPTLLGAAVKAIRAGDLAATVERKPAPEPSPNGSLPRSSSAETLATVQAAAMTGSAIWIGYVNAEGSASQRVIAPVRVEGGFVTAYDHTADEVRTYPLHRITGVAELADDSA from the coding sequence ATGGGGACCATGCCCGAAGGAAGCAGCAGTCCGCGCACGCTGGCCGAGGCCCTGCGTACCCGCGACGACGAGGAGCTGGCGGCGCTGCTGCGCGCCCGCCCCGATCTGCTGAACCCCGTACCCAACGATGTGACGCAGCTGGCCACCCGTGCCGGCACCCGCGCCTCGGTCGTGCGGGCACTGGAGCGTCTGGACCGGTTCGCGTTGCAGACCGCCGAGGCGCTGGCGGTGGCCCCCGACCCGGCCCCGTACAAGACCCTGCTGGCCCTGCTGTCCGGTGACGAGGGCGACCCGGACGTCGAGGCGGCCCTGCCGCGTGCGCTGGGTGTGCTGCGCGGGCAGGCGCTGGTGTGGGGCGGTGACGACCGGCTGCGGCTGGTGCGCACCGCGCGTGAGCTGCTGGCCCCCTCCCCCACCCGGCCGTCGCCGACCGGGCTCGGCCCGACCGTCGCCGAGTCCACGTCGGGGATGTCGCCGGGCCGGCTCCAGGACATCCTGGCGGCCGCCGGGCTGTCGACGACGCACGATCCGGTGTCCGCGGTCGCCTCGCTGACCTCGCTGTTCACCGACCGCAGACGGATGGGCGCACTGCTGGACACCGCGCCGACGGAGGCGCTGACGGTCCTGGACCGGCTGGTGTGGGGTCCTCCGTACGGCGAGGTGACGGCGAATCCGGCGCCGCCCGTCCAGTGGCTGCGCGACCACGGGATGCTGCTGCCCGCCTCGCCGCGCACCGTGGTGCTGCCGCGTGAAGTGGCCCTGCATCTGCGGGGCGGCCGGGCGCACCGGGTGCCGGAGCCGGTGCCGCCCGCGGTGGGGCCCGCGGCGAGCGCGTCCCTCACGCAGGGCCGTCCACAGGTTGTGGACAGCACCGCGGCCGGCCAGGCCTTCACCGCGCTGTCGACGGTCGAGGACCTGCTCCAGGACTGGCACGAGGGCGGACCTGCCGTCATGCGGTCCGGCGGTCTGTCCGTACGCGATCTCAAGCGGGCCGCTGCCGCGCTGGACACCGGCGAGCAGATGGCCGCCTTCTGGATCGAACTCGCCTACGCGGCCGGCTTGTTGGCGGCGGACGGCGAGGCCGACGAGCGGTACGCCCCGACGCCCGCGTACGACGAGTGGCTCACCCTGCCCCCGGCCGAGCGCTGGGCGCTGCTGGCATCCGCCTGGCTCACCGCGACCCGTACGTCCGGCCTGATCGGCGGCCAGGACGCCAAGGGCCGCTCGCTCTCGGCGCTCGGTCCCGATCTGGACCGTTCGGCGGCCGCGGAGGTGCGCCGCCGGGTCCTCGATCTGCTGGCCGTGCTGCCTGCGGGCACGGCGCCCGACCCGGAGACGGTGCTCGCCAGGCTGCGCTGGGAGCGCCCGCTGCGGGGCGGGACCGGCGCGGACGCCAACGCCGCCCGCAGCGCCGCGGACGGTTCCGTGGATCTGCGCTCGCGGGTCGCGGCATGGACGCTGACGGAGGCGGAGACCCTGGGCGTGACGGGCCGTGGCGCCCTGTCGGCGCACGGCCGCGCGCTGCTCGGCCCTTCGGGGCCTTCGGGCACGGGCCCTGACGCTGCCCGCACCCCCGGCCCCGACGCCTCACGCACCACCGGCGCCGGCCCCGATCCGGTCGCTCTCGCCGCCGCCGCGCTCGCGCCGCTGCTGCCCGAGCCGCTGGACCATGTGCTCCTCCAGGCCGACCTCACCGCCGTCGCCCCGGGACCGCTGGAGCGGCCGCTCGCGGAGACGCTGGCCGTCCTCGCCGATGTGGAGTCCAAGGGCGGTGCGACGGTCTACCGCTTCACGCCCGGCTCGGTGCGCCGTGCGCTCGACGCCGGACGGTCCGCGTCCGACCTGCACACGTTTCTCGCGACCCACTCGCGCACGCCGGTTCCGCAGCCGCTGTCGTACCTGATCGACGACGTGGCCCGCCGCCACGGCCATCTGCGGATCGGCGCCGCCTCGGCGTACGTCCGCTGCGACGACGACGCCATGCTGGACGAGATCCTCGCCGACAAGCGCTCCCAGGGCCTGCGGCTGCGGCGCCTCGCGCCGACCGTGCTCGCGGCCCAGGCCGACCCGGGGGCCCTGCTCGACGGTCTGCGGTCCATGGGGTACGCCCCCGCCGCCGAGTCGGCCGAGGGCGATGTCCTGATCACCCGGGCACACGCCCGCCGTACACCGCCGCGCACACCTCCCGCGCCGGTCCCGGACGGACCGCCGGTGCCCGACCCCACGCTGCTCGGCGCCGCCGTGAAGGCGATCCGGGCCGGGGACCTCGCGGCCACCGTCGAACGCAAGCCCGCTCCCGAGCCCTCACCCAACGGCAGCCTGCCGCGGTCCTCCTCGGCCGAGACCCTCGCCACGGTGCAGGCCGCGGCGATGACGGGCTCGGCGATCTGGATCGGCTATGTCAACGCGGAGGGTTCGGCGAGCCAGCGCGTGATCGCGCCGGTGCGCGTCGAGGGCGGCTTCGTGACGGCGTACGACCACACCGCCGACGAGGTCCGCACCTATCCGCTGCACCGCATCACGGGCGTTGCGGAGCTCGCCGACGACTCCGCCTGA
- a CDS encoding VanZ family protein yields the protein MTVHREGATAGSVVAEVSWGRTALRVLIMVLGFVALVGFSAVLAKLTLTPSPASSEIAGSNLRPGNSLRQYAEDYTFLAACKQVGGNLVLGAPFGLILPVLVPRKMRMVRVVVLTALVMVLVEMAQGAIVEGRAFDVDDVILNTSGALIAYLLVGRKIGRRFHALARPGQRDQERAEQAEERRLERNRERERKRKAARAKARTRPGAEWRAVRTRVADRVRRSRRRAPQRP from the coding sequence ATGACCGTACATCGGGAAGGCGCCACGGCCGGAAGCGTCGTGGCAGAAGTCTCATGGGGCAGGACCGCCCTCCGCGTTCTGATCATGGTCCTGGGGTTCGTCGCACTGGTCGGCTTCTCCGCGGTGCTGGCCAAACTGACGCTCACCCCGTCACCGGCCTCGTCGGAGATCGCCGGATCCAATCTGCGGCCCGGGAACTCACTGCGGCAGTACGCCGAGGACTACACGTTCCTCGCGGCCTGCAAGCAGGTCGGCGGCAATCTGGTGCTCGGCGCCCCGTTCGGGCTGATCCTGCCCGTGCTGGTTCCGCGCAAGATGCGGATGGTGCGGGTCGTGGTGCTGACCGCGCTCGTGATGGTGCTCGTGGAGATGGCGCAGGGCGCGATCGTCGAGGGCCGCGCCTTCGACGTCGACGACGTCATCCTCAACACCAGCGGCGCGCTGATCGCCTACCTCCTGGTGGGGCGGAAGATCGGACGCCGTTTCCATGCGCTCGCGCGGCCGGGACAGCGGGACCAGGAGCGCGCGGAGCAGGCGGAGGAGCGCCGGCTGGAACGCAACCGGGAGCGCGAGCGCAAGCGCAAGGCCGCCCGGGCCAAGGCCCGTACCCGGCCCGGCGCCGAGTGGCGGGCCGTGCGGACGCGGGTCGCCGACCGGGTCAGGCGGAGTCGTCGGCGAGCTCCGCAACGCCCGTGA
- a CDS encoding DNA repair helicase XPB: MNGPLIVQSDKTLLLEVDHEQADACRRAIAPFAELERAPEHIHTYRVTPLGLWNARAAGHDAEQVVDALVEFSRYPVPHALLVDVAETMARYGRLTLSKHPVHGLVLTSSDRPVLEEILRSKKVQPLVGERLDPDTVAVHPSERGQIKQTLLKLGWPAEDHAGYVDGEAHRIDLDETGWALRPYQKQAVEGFWHGGSGVVVLPCGAGKTLVGAGAMAQAKATTLILVTNTVSARQWKHELVKRTSLTEEEIGEYSGTRKEIRPVTIATYQVLTTRRKGIYPHLELFDSRDWGLILYDEVHLLPAPVFKFTADLQARRRLGLTATLVREDGRESDVFSLIGPKRFDAPWKEIEAQGYIAPADCVEVRVNLTDSERLAYATAETEEKYRFCATTATKRKVTEALVAKHRGEQTLVIGQYIDQLDELGEHLDAPVIKGETSNAQREKLFEAFRQGEISVLVVSKVANFSIDLPEATVAIQVSGTFGSRQEEAQRLGRVLRPKADGHEARFYSVVARDTIDQDFAAHRQRFLAEQGYAYRIMDADELLR; this comes from the coding sequence GTGAACGGACCCCTCATCGTCCAGAGCGACAAGACTCTTCTCCTCGAAGTGGACCACGAGCAGGCGGACGCCTGCCGTCGCGCCATCGCGCCCTTCGCGGAGCTGGAGCGCGCGCCCGAGCACATCCACACCTACCGGGTCACCCCGCTCGGTCTGTGGAACGCGCGGGCCGCGGGCCACGACGCCGAACAGGTCGTCGACGCTCTGGTCGAGTTCTCGCGTTATCCCGTCCCGCACGCGCTGCTCGTCGACGTCGCCGAGACGATGGCCCGCTACGGCCGGCTCACCCTCTCCAAGCACCCCGTCCACGGCCTGGTGCTCACCAGCAGCGACCGGCCGGTCCTGGAGGAGATCCTCCGCTCGAAGAAGGTCCAGCCGCTGGTCGGCGAGCGGCTCGACCCGGACACGGTCGCCGTGCACCCCTCCGAGCGCGGTCAGATCAAGCAGACGCTGCTGAAGCTGGGCTGGCCGGCCGAGGACCACGCCGGCTACGTCGACGGCGAGGCGCACCGCATCGACCTCGACGAGACGGGCTGGGCGCTGCGCCCGTACCAGAAGCAGGCCGTCGAGGGCTTCTGGCACGGCGGCTCGGGTGTCGTCGTGCTGCCCTGCGGCGCCGGCAAGACCCTCGTCGGCGCAGGCGCGATGGCGCAGGCCAAGGCGACCACGCTGATCCTCGTGACCAACACGGTCTCCGCCCGCCAGTGGAAGCACGAGCTGGTGAAGCGGACGAGCCTGACCGAGGAGGAGATCGGCGAGTACAGCGGGACGAGGAAGGAGATCCGCCCCGTCACCATCGCCACCTACCAGGTGCTCACGACCCGGCGGAAGGGGATCTACCCCCACCTGGAGCTCTTCGACTCCCGCGACTGGGGCCTGATCCTCTACGACGAGGTGCACCTGCTCCCCGCGCCGGTCTTCAAGTTCACCGCCGACCTCCAGGCCCGCCGCCGGCTCGGTCTGACCGCGACGCTGGTCCGCGAGGACGGCCGCGAGTCGGACGTGTTCTCGCTCATCGGCCCGAAGCGCTTCGACGCCCCGTGGAAGGAGATCGAGGCGCAGGGTTACATCGCGCCCGCGGACTGTGTCGAGGTCCGGGTCAATCTGACCGACTCGGAGCGGCTCGCGTACGCCACCGCCGAGACCGAGGAGAAGTACCGCTTCTGCGCCACCACCGCGACCAAGCGGAAGGTGACGGAGGCCCTGGTCGCCAAGCACCGCGGCGAGCAGACGCTGGTGATCGGCCAGTACATCGACCAGCTCGACGAGCTCGGCGAGCACCTGGACGCGCCCGTGATCAAGGGCGAGACGTCCAACGCCCAGCGGGAGAAGCTCTTCGAGGCGTTCCGGCAGGGCGAGATCTCCGTCCTGGTCGTCTCGAAGGTCGCGAACTTCTCGATCGACCTGCCGGAGGCCACGGTCGCCATCCAGGTGTCGGGCACCTTCGGCTCCCGTCAGGAGGAGGCCCAGCGCCTCGGCCGGGTGCTCCGCCCGAAGGCCGACGGCCATGAGGCACGGTTCTACTCGGTGGTCGCGCGGGACACGATCGACCAGGACTTCGCGGCGCACCGCCAGCGCTTCCTGGCCGAACAGGGTTACGCGTACCGGATCATGGACGCGGACGAGCTGCTGCGCTGA
- a CDS encoding glycosyltransferase 87 family protein, translating to MADTLVYRAEGAAVANGTDLYGFTVTRWRLPATYPPFAAILFVPTTWLPVPALKVVFAVGNVLLLALLVRLSCRFAGLPARTPLVLAAVAAGLWLEPVFQTVLFGQINLALVCLLLWDLSRDEAAIGKGFAIGVAAGIKLTPLVFVVHLLITGRVRAGLTALGSFAGTVALGALVLPQASADFWTRRIFETDRVGKAWIIDNQSLQGLFARLLHTGEPGAVWLFAAALTAVAGLWIAVRADGPWGVLATATTALLVSPISWSHHWVWCVPLLALLIAENRMRTAAVVAAVFMARTLWLVPHHGDLDLRLPWWQQVLASPYPLLGFAVLALARGCRQRSSSSASMIRYA from the coding sequence ATGGCCGACACGCTCGTGTACCGGGCGGAGGGAGCAGCCGTCGCCAACGGCACCGATCTCTACGGGTTCACCGTCACCCGGTGGCGTCTGCCCGCCACGTATCCGCCCTTCGCCGCGATCCTCTTCGTACCGACCACCTGGCTGCCCGTCCCCGCGCTCAAGGTGGTCTTCGCCGTCGGCAACGTCCTGCTGCTCGCCCTGCTGGTGCGGCTCTCCTGCCGCTTCGCGGGCCTGCCCGCCCGGACCCCGCTGGTCCTGGCCGCCGTGGCCGCCGGCCTGTGGCTCGAACCCGTCTTCCAGACCGTCCTGTTCGGACAGATCAATCTCGCCCTCGTCTGCCTGCTGCTCTGGGACCTGTCCCGCGACGAGGCGGCCATCGGAAAGGGCTTCGCCATCGGGGTGGCCGCGGGCATCAAGCTCACGCCGCTGGTGTTCGTCGTCCATCTGCTGATCACGGGCCGGGTCCGGGCGGGACTGACCGCACTCGGCTCGTTCGCCGGCACCGTGGCCCTGGGCGCGCTCGTCCTGCCGCAGGCCAGCGCGGACTTCTGGACCCGGCGCATCTTCGAGACGGACCGGGTCGGCAAGGCGTGGATCATCGACAACCAGTCCCTTCAGGGACTGTTCGCCCGGCTGCTGCACACCGGCGAACCAGGGGCCGTGTGGCTGTTCGCCGCTGCCCTCACCGCCGTCGCCGGGCTGTGGATCGCCGTCCGCGCGGACGGACCGTGGGGGGTCCTGGCCACCGCGACGACCGCCCTGCTCGTCTCCCCGATCAGCTGGTCGCACCACTGGGTGTGGTGCGTCCCGCTGCTGGCCCTGCTGATCGCGGAGAACCGGATGCGCACGGCCGCGGTGGTCGCCGCCGTCTTCATGGCGCGGACCTTGTGGCTGGTGCCGCACCACGGGGACCTCGACCTGCGGCTGCCCTGGTGGCAGCAGGTACTGGCGTCCCCGTACCCGCTGCTGGGGTTCGCGGTGCTGGCGCTGGCGCGGGGGTGCCGTCAGCGCAGCAGCTCGTCCGCGTCCATGATCCGGTACGCGTAA
- a CDS encoding HelD family protein: MPAHAPVPDSADTDPLSRERAHLSASRDALRAMREDVQALDIKDVTANWVNAAVLEAQIDERIKALADLSHTPLFFGRVDYLHTTQEGQRFYIGRRHVHDVDGDPMVVDWRAPVSQPFYRASKKDPLDVALRRRFGYTAGDLTAYEDEHLSDPAEAERTSRLLQAEIERPRVGPMRDIVATIQPEQDEIVRSGLGGTVCVQGGPGTGKTAVGLHRVAYLLYAHRERLARTGTLVVGPNRSFLHYIEQVLPALGELEVKQATVDDLVAHVDVRGTDEAATAVVKGDARMAQVLRRAVRSHVTLPTEPLMVVRGSRRWRVPAYELEEIVRELLDRDIRYGAAREALPQRIAHTVLVRMEQAGEAPDDRVQDAVARNPAVKAAVKAMWPPVDPAKLVLRLLSDADFLAAHAEGVLTLDEQKRILWQKPPRSLRTARWSPADAVLIDEATDLVARTHSLGHVVLDEAQDLSPMQYRAVGRRCTTGSATVLGDLAQGTTPWATESWQEALFHLGKPDAVMEELTAGFRVPREVIAYASRLLPHMSPGLREVSSVRESPGSLTIREVTDLDAAVVAACEESLRHEGSIGLIAADGRIPALSGALAAAGLTWLTPGSETTLTSRLTLVPASLAKGLEYDYVVLDDPSSVVAAEPDERTGLRRLYVALTRAVSGLTVLHRSPLPAQLA, encoded by the coding sequence GTGCCCGCGCACGCCCCTGTACCCGACTCTGCCGACACCGACCCCCTGTCGCGTGAACGTGCCCATCTCTCCGCCTCGCGCGACGCCCTGCGCGCCATGCGGGAGGACGTCCAGGCCCTCGACATCAAGGACGTCACCGCGAACTGGGTGAACGCGGCGGTGCTGGAGGCGCAGATCGACGAGCGCATCAAGGCGCTCGCCGACCTCTCCCACACCCCGCTCTTCTTCGGCCGCGTCGACTACCTCCACACCACACAGGAGGGGCAGCGCTTCTACATCGGCCGCCGCCATGTGCACGACGTGGACGGTGATCCGATGGTCGTCGACTGGCGGGCGCCCGTGTCGCAGCCGTTCTACCGGGCCTCGAAGAAGGACCCGCTGGACGTCGCACTGCGGCGGCGCTTCGGCTACACGGCCGGCGACCTCACGGCGTACGAGGACGAGCACCTGAGCGATCCGGCCGAGGCGGAACGGACCAGCAGGCTGCTCCAGGCGGAGATCGAACGGCCGCGTGTGGGGCCGATGCGGGACATCGTCGCGACCATCCAGCCGGAGCAGGACGAGATCGTACGGTCCGGCCTCGGCGGCACGGTCTGTGTGCAGGGCGGCCCCGGCACGGGCAAGACGGCCGTCGGTCTGCACCGGGTGGCCTATCTGCTGTACGCGCACCGGGAGCGGCTGGCGAGGACGGGCACGCTGGTCGTCGGGCCGAACCGGTCCTTCCTCCACTACATCGAGCAAGTGCTCCCGGCACTCGGTGAGTTGGAGGTGAAGCAGGCGACCGTCGACGACCTCGTGGCGCATGTGGACGTACGCGGGACCGACGAGGCGGCGACCGCCGTCGTCAAGGGCGACGCGAGGATGGCCCAGGTGCTGCGCCGGGCCGTCCGCTCCCATGTCACGCTCCCCACCGAGCCGCTGATGGTCGTCCGCGGCTCCCGGCGGTGGCGGGTGCCCGCCTACGAACTGGAGGAGATCGTCCGCGAGTTGCTGGACCGCGACATCCGCTACGGCGCCGCGCGGGAGGCGCTGCCGCAGCGCATCGCGCACACGGTGCTGGTCCGTATGGAACAGGCGGGCGAGGCTCCGGACGACCGCGTGCAGGACGCGGTGGCACGCAATCCCGCGGTGAAGGCGGCCGTCAAGGCGATGTGGCCGCCGGTGGACCCGGCGAAACTGGTGCTGCGTCTGCTGTCCGACGCGGACTTCCTGGCCGCGCACGCGGAGGGTGTGCTGACCCTCGACGAACAGAAGAGAATCCTGTGGCAGAAGCCGCCGCGGAGCCTGCGGACGGCGCGCTGGTCGCCGGCGGACGCGGTGCTGATCGACGAGGCGACGGACCTGGTGGCGCGGACGCACTCGCTGGGTCATGTGGTCCTCGACGAGGCACAGGACCTCTCCCCGATGCAGTACCGCGCGGTGGGCCGGCGCTGCACGACGGGCTCCGCCACCGTGCTGGGCGACCTGGCACAGGGCACCACCCCCTGGGCGACGGAGAGTTGGCAGGAGGCTCTGTTCCACCTGGGCAAGCCGGACGCGGTGATGGAGGAACTCACGGCGGGCTTCCGTGTGCCGCGCGAGGTCATCGCGTACGCCTCCCGGCTGCTCCCGCACATGTCGCCCGGACTGCGGGAGGTGAGCTCCGTGCGGGAGTCGCCCGGCTCGCTGACGATCCGTGAGGTGACGGACCTGGACGCGGCGGTGGTGGCGGCGTGCGAGGAATCGCTGCGCCACGAGGGCTCGATCGGTCTCATCGCGGCGGACGGCCGCATCCCGGCGCTGAGCGGGGCACTCGCCGCGGCTGGCCTGACGTGGCTCACCCCGGGATCGGAGACGACCCTGACGTCCCGGCTCACGCTGGTCCCGGCGTCGCTGGCGAAGGGTCTGGAGTACGACTACGTCGTCCTGGACGACCCGTCGTCGGTGGTCGCCGCGGAACCCGACGAACGCACGGGCCTGCGCCGGCTGTACGTGGCCCTGACCCGCGCGGTCTCGGGCCTCACGGTGCTGCACAGGTCGCCGCTGCCGGCCCAACTCGCCTAG
- a CDS encoding copper homeostasis protein CutC, producing the protein MSNRAVLEVIALDAQDAVAAQSGGADRLELVTDMAADGLTPSRETFARIRDAVDIPLRVMLRLADGFSAGSPADVDSLVRAAGGLRSEGADQFVLGFLDEAGNPDLVTVERLMAELPGCRWTFHRAIDRAADRDSLRKQLADLPGLDTYLTAGSPDGVDDGLPTLLSETRRSGEPGYEPQILVGGGLRLEHLPVLREAGVEAFHIGGAARPDGWETPVAPAAVEEWRRALDA; encoded by the coding sequence ATGAGCAACCGTGCAGTCCTGGAGGTGATCGCTCTGGACGCGCAGGACGCGGTCGCGGCGCAGTCCGGAGGGGCGGACCGGCTGGAGTTGGTCACCGACATGGCGGCGGACGGGCTGACCCCGTCGCGGGAGACCTTCGCCCGCATCCGTGACGCCGTGGACATTCCGCTGCGCGTGATGCTCCGCCTCGCGGACGGCTTCTCGGCGGGCTCGCCGGCCGACGTGGACTCCCTCGTACGGGCGGCGGGCGGCCTGCGGTCCGAGGGCGCGGATCAGTTCGTGCTCGGCTTCCTCGACGAGGCCGGCAACCCGGACCTGGTGACGGTGGAGCGGCTGATGGCCGAACTGCCCGGCTGCCGCTGGACCTTTCACCGTGCGATCGACCGTGCCGCAGACCGGGACTCGTTGCGCAAGCAACTGGCGGATCTGCCGGGCCTGGACACCTATCTGACCGCGGGATCGCCCGACGGGGTCGACGACGGCCTGCCGACGCTCCTGTCGGAGACCCGGAGGTCGGGCGAACCGGGCTACGAGCCGCAGATCCTGGTGGGCGGCGGGCTGCGGCTGGAGCATCTGCCGGTACTGCGGGAAGCGGGCGTGGAGGCGTTCCACATCGGCGGGGCGGCGCGGCCGGACGGCTGGGAGACGCCGGTGGCGCCCGCGGCCGTCGAGGAGTGGCGCCGGGCGCTCGACGCGTAG
- a CDS encoding DUF6479 family protein has product MIAVMIVFGLILVCLLAGAMWWDGRRREQLVPPLPEEQPTAPDHREHIEEVREEDDDTFPHKGDDRLLPYNMRTHSTHSTGKGPDERPLHGKNAHSGSFGSGGLGG; this is encoded by the coding sequence ATGATCGCAGTGATGATCGTTTTCGGGCTCATCCTGGTGTGTCTCCTGGCGGGGGCCATGTGGTGGGACGGCAGGCGCCGGGAGCAGCTCGTCCCGCCGCTCCCCGAGGAGCAGCCCACGGCGCCCGACCACCGCGAGCACATCGAGGAGGTCCGCGAGGAGGACGACGACACCTTCCCGCACAAGGGCGACGACCGGCTCCTTCCGTACAACATGCGGACGCACAGCACGCACAGCACCGGCAAGGGGCCCGACGAGCGGCCCCTGCACGGGAAGAACGCGCACAGCGGCTCGTTCGGCAGTGGCGGCCTCGGGGGCTGA
- a CDS encoding maleylpyruvate isomerase family mycothiol-dependent enzyme — translation MESVRDPELPGLLLRTERDALVPLLRARPDDDFALRTCCPGWTVRHVLAHCSSALTRVVDNRFEEGVFTPASNDRDIAERAEWTNARVVDELERGMTEAGEVMAAAGHGMLDKIALGEWVHAGDVRAALGEPGAYEGEGMPQALALLAALTRAHKSLPLLARLDGHDAPLVLGSDSPEPAVYSGSAATLVRLVAARPLTGTRYELTGATEQELVFFD, via the coding sequence TGGAATCTGTACGCGATCCCGAGCTGCCCGGCCTGTTGCTGCGCACCGAGCGCGACGCCCTCGTCCCGCTGCTGCGTGCCCGCCCCGACGACGACTTCGCCCTGCGCACCTGCTGCCCCGGCTGGACGGTGCGGCATGTGCTGGCCCACTGCAGCTCGGCGCTGACGCGCGTGGTGGACAACCGTTTCGAGGAGGGCGTCTTCACGCCCGCGTCCAACGACCGCGACATCGCCGAGCGTGCGGAGTGGACGAACGCCCGCGTCGTCGACGAGCTGGAGCGCGGGATGACCGAGGCGGGCGAGGTCATGGCCGCCGCCGGACACGGGATGCTGGACAAGATCGCGCTCGGCGAGTGGGTGCACGCCGGTGATGTGCGGGCGGCACTCGGGGAGCCCGGGGCGTACGAGGGGGAGGGGATGCCCCAGGCGCTCGCCCTGCTGGCCGCTCTGACCAGGGCGCACAAGTCGCTGCCCCTGCTGGCCCGGCTCGACGGGCACGACGCACCGCTGGTGCTCGGCTCCGACAGCCCGGAGCCCGCCGTCTACAGCGGGTCGGCGGCCACCCTCGTCCGGCTGGTGGCGGCCCGGCCGCTGACCGGGACGCGCTACGAGCTCACGGGGGCGACGGAGCAGGAGCTGGTCTTCTTCGACTGA